One Frankia alni ACN14a DNA window includes the following coding sequences:
- a CDS encoding serine/threonine-protein kinase translates to MRTTPLKGAELEQVAVNIATALAVIHGAGVVHRDLKPSNVILSPTGARVIDFGIATARDMTMLTVEQIGTPEFMAPEAFDAAPPSPAMDVFAWGGVVLYAATRTPPFPSEPAALLPHRIRHEHPAHLHRLPEPLRSAVTAAMAKQPENRPTAEHLYRQLTGPVSTTIPQPHPSHDATSHRWVPDLTRPLNPPNLRARPPTPPNPHAPASTPPPRRRRTLIAGSVAAAVTILATAFALDAEHHTGKHTLTAAQHATAARTLATAATAQDTDPALAERLAVAAWHLNPATSANTLLSTTAGRLPPLSTAGHAGPITTAVITADGRTLATSSTDQTARLWDLTTPSDHPTILATLPHTAAVTAISLNPPATLAATTSKDNTLHLWNTHDRANPTPAGTYTLQNAGHPIAAIFTPTSTLTLTTSTGDLFTLDITDPAHLTTLATVHAHDDAATAQPIPNSNIIATASTDGTARLWDLTNPHTPQPLARITPTSNPTNLAVSPDGHTLATAGVDGTISLWNISHPTTPEPLTTLTTRRTGSLTDLTGLTDAATAAAFNQAGTLLATTDATGALHLWTLTDPHNPHPLATLNTHTAAIRDVTFTPDSSHILTAGDDSTARLWDLNPTSLYRRACTTANGQLTPAEWTRYLPHTPYQPPCPPTLSVTSPSVGEPSTPS, encoded by the coding sequence GTGCGCACCACCCCGCTCAAAGGCGCCGAACTCGAACAGGTCGCCGTCAACATCGCCACCGCCCTCGCCGTCATCCACGGCGCCGGCGTCGTCCACCGCGACCTCAAACCCAGCAACGTCATCCTCTCCCCGACCGGGGCACGCGTCATCGACTTCGGGATCGCCACCGCCCGCGACATGACCATGCTCACCGTCGAACAGATCGGCACGCCCGAATTCATGGCGCCCGAGGCATTCGACGCAGCCCCACCCAGCCCAGCCATGGACGTCTTCGCCTGGGGTGGAGTCGTCCTCTACGCCGCCACCCGCACCCCACCGTTCCCGAGCGAACCCGCCGCGCTCCTCCCACATCGCATCCGCCACGAACACCCCGCCCACCTCCACCGACTCCCCGAACCCCTACGCAGCGCCGTCACCGCCGCCATGGCCAAACAGCCGGAGAACCGGCCAACCGCCGAACACCTTTACCGCCAGCTCACCGGACCCGTCTCCACCACGATCCCCCAGCCCCACCCCAGCCACGACGCCACCAGCCACCGATGGGTACCCGACCTCACCCGACCCCTCAACCCCCCGAACCTCCGCGCCCGACCGCCCACACCCCCGAACCCGCACGCCCCCGCCAGCACGCCACCACCCCGCCGACGCCGCACCCTCATCGCCGGCTCCGTCGCCGCCGCCGTCACCATCCTCGCCACCGCCTTCGCCCTGGACGCCGAGCACCACACCGGAAAACACACCCTCACCGCCGCCCAGCACGCCACCGCCGCCCGCACCCTCGCCACCGCAGCCACCGCGCAGGACACCGACCCGGCCCTCGCCGAACGACTTGCCGTCGCCGCCTGGCACCTCAACCCCGCCACCAGCGCCAACACCCTGCTCTCCACCACCGCCGGACGGCTACCACCACTCAGCACAGCCGGACACGCCGGACCCATCACCACCGCCGTCATCACCGCCGACGGACGGACGCTCGCCACCAGCAGCACAGACCAGACCGCCCGCCTCTGGGACCTCACCACCCCCAGCGACCACCCCACCATCCTCGCCACCTTGCCCCACACCGCCGCCGTCACCGCCATCAGCCTCAACCCACCCGCCACCCTCGCCGCCACCACCAGCAAGGACAACACCCTCCACCTCTGGAACACCCACGACCGAGCCAACCCGACCCCCGCCGGCACCTACACCCTCCAAAACGCTGGCCATCCCATCGCCGCCATCTTCACCCCCACCAGCACCCTCACCCTCACCACCAGCACCGGGGACCTGTTCACCCTTGACATCACCGACCCCGCCCACCTCACCACCCTCGCCACCGTCCACGCCCACGACGACGCCGCCACCGCCCAACCCATCCCGAACAGCAACATCATCGCGACCGCCAGCACCGACGGCACCGCCCGCCTCTGGGACCTCACCAACCCCCACACCCCCCAGCCCCTCGCCCGCATCACCCCCACCAGCAACCCCACCAACCTCGCCGTCAGCCCCGACGGACACACCCTCGCCACCGCGGGCGTCGACGGCACCATCAGCCTCTGGAACATCAGCCACCCCACCACCCCCGAACCCCTCACCACCCTCACCACACGACGAACCGGCAGCCTCACCGACCTCACCGGGCTCACCGACGCTGCCACCGCCGCCGCCTTCAACCAGGCCGGCACCCTCCTTGCCACCACCGACGCCACCGGCGCTCTGCACCTGTGGACCCTCACCGACCCCCACAACCCACACCCACTCGCCACCCTCAACACACACACCGCCGCCATCCGCGACGTCACCTTCACCCCCGACAGCAGCCACATCCTCACCGCAGGCGACGACAGCACCGCACGACTCTGGGACCTCAACCCCACCAGCCTCTACCGGCGCGCCTGCACCACCGCGAACGGCCAGCTCACCCCCGCCGAATGGACCCGATACCTCCCTCATACTCCCTATCAGCCCCCCTGCCCCCCAACTCTCAGCGTCACCTCACCATCAGTCGGAGAACCTTCCACTCCCTCGTGA
- a CDS encoding recombinase family protein: MVDKGKDAERLAYLRGLGARGRSLARRSRMEWEGEPAAIYCRISHTADEDQTGVDRQEVICRKTAEHLGLVVAPEHVLVDNNRSAWSRSRKRPGWDTMLELVRRREVRHLIAYHPDRLMRQPKDLEALLDLADEWEITVHGQANRRDLSDPDDRFFLRLEVAHACRTSDDTSRRMADDRADRAHDRLPRAGGPRRFGYSPNGLTLVPAEATIVEEVFAAYIDGMSPYKIARMLNDRGSRRVRGGAWSATAIREMLDNPYVAGIHMFRGEEIGDGAWPAIIDRGMWDEVRQARTVRAARWHAEHPGEGRYYLLRGLITCGKCGARMVGQAGVTPRYVCSRTTLEDSARCLRSIRADKTESFVADAAVTLLETLDLTGAANVVLSLSQAAQEAISKAEQDIRDLRVMWQNKEITTVEFREMRATREKEIRTARGSTRRRPAGKVLDGMAGPNARASWTRLEQAQDYERMNAILRFLFATVTIGEWTHVSRTFEYTRISITPAEL; encoded by the coding sequence ATGGTGGACAAGGGTAAGGATGCGGAGCGTCTGGCGTATCTGCGCGGGTTGGGTGCGCGTGGCCGGAGCCTGGCCCGCCGGTCACGGATGGAGTGGGAGGGCGAGCCGGCGGCGATCTACTGCCGGATCTCGCATACCGCCGATGAGGATCAGACCGGCGTGGACCGGCAGGAGGTCATCTGCCGGAAGACCGCGGAGCATCTGGGGTTGGTCGTGGCGCCGGAGCATGTGCTGGTCGACAACAACCGGTCGGCGTGGTCACGGTCCCGCAAGCGCCCGGGATGGGACACCATGTTGGAGCTGGTGCGCCGTCGGGAGGTCCGGCATCTGATCGCCTACCATCCGGACCGGTTGATGCGCCAACCCAAGGACCTGGAAGCACTGTTGGATCTCGCCGACGAGTGGGAGATCACGGTGCACGGGCAGGCGAACCGGCGGGATCTGTCCGACCCGGATGACCGGTTCTTCCTCCGGTTGGAAGTCGCGCATGCCTGCCGCACGTCGGACGACACCTCGCGGCGGATGGCCGACGATCGGGCCGACCGGGCCCATGACCGGCTCCCGCGCGCCGGGGGTCCGCGCCGGTTCGGTTACAGCCCGAACGGGCTGACGCTGGTACCCGCCGAAGCGACGATCGTGGAGGAGGTGTTCGCCGCCTACATCGACGGCATGAGCCCCTACAAGATCGCCCGGATGCTCAACGATCGGGGATCGCGGCGGGTTCGGGGTGGCGCGTGGAGCGCCACGGCGATCCGGGAGATGTTGGACAACCCGTATGTCGCCGGTATCCACATGTTCCGGGGCGAGGAGATCGGGGACGGCGCCTGGCCGGCGATCATTGACCGGGGGATGTGGGACGAGGTCCGCCAGGCCCGCACGGTCCGTGCGGCCCGCTGGCATGCCGAGCACCCCGGCGAAGGCCGGTACTACCTGCTGCGTGGTCTGATCACCTGCGGGAAGTGCGGGGCTCGGATGGTGGGCCAGGCCGGAGTGACACCGCGGTACGTGTGCAGCCGCACGACCCTGGAAGACAGCGCGCGGTGTCTGCGGTCGATCCGCGCGGACAAGACCGAAAGCTTCGTCGCCGACGCCGCGGTGACGTTGCTGGAGACCTTGGACCTCACCGGCGCGGCGAACGTCGTCCTGTCGTTGTCCCAGGCCGCGCAGGAGGCGATCAGCAAGGCCGAGCAGGACATTCGTGATCTACGGGTGATGTGGCAGAACAAGGAGATCACCACGGTCGAGTTCCGGGAGATGCGCGCGACCCGGGAGAAGGAGATCAGGACTGCCCGGGGCAGCACCCGCCGCCGCCCCGCCGGGAAGGTCCTGGACGGCATGGCCGGGCCGAACGCCCGCGCGAGCTGGACCCGGTTGGAGCAGGCCCAGGACTACGAGCGGATGAACGCGATCCTGCGGTTCCTGTTCGCGACGGTCACGATCGGCGAGTGGACCCACGTCTCACGCACCTTCGAGTACACCCGGATCAGCATCACCCCCGCCGAGCTGTAA
- a CDS encoding replication initiator, which translates to MAGGCSSPIRLKGHTDHVDRASGEVRRAFSSAGQPGRVAHVRCNNRRESVCPACSQTYKRDARRLVLAGLTGGDGLPAHVVDHPALFVTLTAPSFGPVHSRRSKGKNGQARACRPRRGTCPHGRPAGCHARHGDGDRQLGTPLCADCFDYAGAVVWNAMLPMLWKVTRDRLESGLAAASGRSVAALRRELRVTFVKAAEMQARGLVHLHVVIRVDGRGATAEDIVAPPGWATGALVADCLRDVTASVTVDAPDPADPAGVVPVRWGAQMDVRALAIDGPDTSGKIANYLAKYLTKSVTGSGLLDRPVRSLVHLAGLVLDPHARRMVETCWSLGAVEGFAAVLDDAAGRKPGRLPGLHRWSHGFGFGGHWITKSRRYSTTFGALRGARRVYARTVAAVLSGGLPVDAFGRPDGDPRTVVIGAWTYAGRGSGGASDSTGPPPDDPSRAAVRVPGSWRAGS; encoded by the coding sequence GTGGCGGGTGGCTGCTCGTCGCCTATCCGGCTCAAGGGCCATACCGACCATGTGGATCGGGCGTCGGGTGAGGTGCGCCGGGCGTTCTCCTCGGCGGGGCAGCCGGGCCGTGTGGCGCATGTGCGGTGTAACAACCGGCGGGAGTCGGTATGTCCGGCGTGTTCGCAGACGTACAAGCGGGACGCGCGGCGGCTGGTGCTGGCCGGGTTGACGGGCGGTGACGGCCTACCCGCCCATGTCGTGGACCATCCGGCGCTGTTCGTGACGTTGACCGCGCCGAGCTTTGGGCCGGTGCATTCCCGGCGGAGCAAGGGCAAGAACGGGCAGGCGCGGGCGTGCCGGCCCCGGCGGGGAACCTGTCCGCATGGTCGGCCGGCGGGCTGCCACGCCCGGCACGGCGACGGTGACCGCCAGCTCGGTACACCGCTGTGCGCGGACTGCTTCGACTATGCCGGGGCGGTGGTGTGGAACGCCATGCTGCCGATGTTGTGGAAGGTCACGCGTGACCGGCTCGAAAGCGGCCTGGCGGCGGCGTCGGGCCGGTCGGTCGCGGCGCTGCGCCGCGAACTGCGGGTGACGTTCGTGAAGGCGGCGGAGATGCAGGCCCGCGGGCTGGTGCACCTGCACGTGGTCATCCGCGTGGACGGGCGCGGTGCAACCGCGGAGGACATCGTTGCTCCACCTGGCTGGGCCACCGGCGCCCTGGTCGCGGACTGCCTGCGTGACGTCACGGCCAGCGTCACCGTCGACGCACCGGACCCGGCAGACCCGGCCGGTGTGGTCCCGGTCCGTTGGGGTGCGCAGATGGATGTGCGGGCGCTCGCAATCGACGGGCCCGACACCTCCGGCAAGATCGCGAACTACTTGGCAAAGTACCTGACGAAAAGTGTGACCGGCTCCGGGCTGCTGGATCGGCCGGTACGTAGCCTCGTGCACCTCGCCGGGCTCGTTCTCGATCCGCATGCGCGGCGGATGGTCGAAACCTGCTGGTCCCTCGGCGCGGTCGAGGGCTTCGCGGCGGTACTCGACGATGCGGCCGGTCGTAAGCCTGGGCGGCTGCCTGGGCTGCATCGCTGGTCCCACGGGTTCGGTTTCGGCGGCCACTGGATCACCAAGTCGAGGCGATACAGCACGACGTTCGGGGCGCTGCGCGGGGCCCGTCGGGTCTACGCGCGCACCGTGGCGGCGGTGCTCTCCGGTGGTCTGCCCGTCGATGCGTTCGGGCGGCCGGACGGGGATCCTCGCACTGTCGTCATCGGGGCCTGGACGTACGCGGGTCGGGGTTCGGGGGGTGCGTCCGATTCCACCGGGCCGCCTCCGGACGATCCGTCACGGGCGGCTGTTCGGGTGCCTGGCTCGTGGCGGGCCGGGTCATGA
- a CDS encoding radical SAM/SPASM domain-containing protein translates to MPPTATLTRTDLLWLVLTGRCQLACGHCYAESGPTGTHGTMTNADWQRVIDDAAASGVRRLKFIGGEPTLHPALPDLVGHALTVGVEVEIFTNLVHVPDRLWPVFTRPGVSLATSYYTTDATEHDGITGRRGSHARTRRNIVAALRRGIPLRVAITGEGDSADRAHAELLALGVPTITRDRVRAVGRAAPAGAVPDPGELCGRCGHGRAAVQPDGTLTPCIMSSGLDGGNVKRAPLAELLAGQRWRDAVSSVPRTRTAVDGCTPDDSNDCGPSGETACQPDYDS, encoded by the coding sequence ATGCCCCCCACCGCCACCCTCACCCGGACCGATCTTCTCTGGCTGGTGCTCACCGGCCGCTGCCAGCTCGCATGCGGCCACTGCTACGCCGAATCCGGCCCGACCGGGACGCACGGCACCATGACCAACGCCGACTGGCAGCGGGTGATCGACGATGCCGCGGCCAGCGGGGTCCGCAGGCTGAAGTTCATCGGCGGCGAGCCGACCCTGCACCCGGCGCTGCCCGACCTGGTCGGCCACGCGCTGACGGTCGGCGTCGAGGTCGAGATTTTCACGAACCTGGTGCACGTCCCGGACCGGCTGTGGCCGGTGTTCACCCGGCCGGGGGTAAGCCTGGCGACCAGCTACTACACCACCGACGCCACCGAGCATGACGGGATCACCGGCCGCAGGGGTTCGCACGCCCGGACCCGGCGGAACATCGTCGCCGCACTACGGCGGGGTATCCCGCTGCGTGTCGCCATCACCGGCGAGGGCGATTCCGCCGACCGCGCGCATGCCGAGCTGCTCGCCCTCGGGGTGCCGACCATCACCCGCGACCGGGTGCGTGCCGTCGGCCGGGCGGCCCCCGCGGGAGCCGTCCCCGACCCCGGGGAGCTGTGCGGTCGATGCGGGCACGGCCGCGCGGCAGTCCAGCCTGACGGCACGCTCACGCCGTGCATCATGAGCAGCGGGCTCGACGGCGGCAACGTCAAGAGGGCCCCCTTGGCGGAGCTCCTGGCCGGTCAGCGGTGGCGGGACGCGGTGAGCTCGGTGCCCCGGACCCGGACGGCCGTGGACGGGTGCACGCCGGACGACAGCAACGACTGTGGCCCCTCCGGCGAAACGGCGTGCCAGCCGGACTACGACTCATGA
- a CDS encoding PHP domain-containing protein: MSIDLHTHSTASDGLIHPEALMRLAVEMALLVIALTDHDTYRGIDAAASALPPGLTLIPGVEISCQTQVGEEEPTLHLLGLLTDREFRPLADTMVHTVQSRDNRAQKMVEKLAEDGYRITWPQVQALAGNATVGKPHVARALLNAGVLDNVREAFTPRWFGPGGPYRLRKEQPDVLTAIELVRDAGGVPILAHPFGEARGAGLTGEHLEQMARAGLAGLEVDHPEHDGAARRELRGIAADLGLIVTGSSDFHGSSKPQGLAAETTSREQYERILAIATGAKPIVA; encoded by the coding sequence ATGAGCATCGATCTGCACACCCACTCCACCGCGTCGGACGGCCTGATTCATCCCGAGGCCCTCATGCGGCTCGCCGTCGAGATGGCTCTGCTGGTCATCGCATTGACGGATCACGACACCTACAGGGGCATTGACGCCGCTGCCTCCGCGCTCCCGCCTGGGCTCACCCTGATTCCGGGGGTGGAGATCTCCTGTCAGACCCAGGTCGGAGAGGAGGAGCCGACGCTGCACCTTCTCGGCCTCCTGACGGACAGGGAATTCCGGCCGCTGGCCGACACGATGGTCCACACCGTGCAGAGCCGTGATAATCGGGCGCAAAAGATGGTCGAGAAGCTGGCCGAGGACGGCTACCGGATCACCTGGCCACAGGTCCAAGCACTGGCCGGCAACGCGACGGTCGGCAAACCGCACGTCGCGCGGGCACTGCTGAACGCCGGGGTCCTGGACAACGTCCGGGAGGCGTTCACCCCTCGCTGGTTCGGTCCCGGCGGCCCGTACCGGCTACGGAAAGAGCAGCCCGACGTCCTGACCGCGATCGAACTGGTACGTGACGCCGGAGGCGTGCCCATCCTCGCGCACCCCTTCGGGGAGGCGCGGGGAGCCGGGCTCACCGGCGAGCATCTGGAGCAGATGGCCCGCGCCGGCCTCGCCGGACTGGAAGTCGATCACCCGGAGCACGACGGCGCCGCCCGCCGGGAGCTCCGCGGCATCGCCGCCGACCTCGGGTTGATCGTGACCGGGTCGAGCGACTTCCACGGCAGCAGCAAGCCCCAGGGCCTCGCCGCCGAGACGACGAGCCGCGAGCAGTACGAACGGATCCTGGCCATCGCGACGGGCGCCAAGCCGATCGTCGCCTGA
- a CDS encoding FtsK/SpoIIIE domain-containing protein, whose translation MAVLKIRRGRLRPDQYRLALRPSVVELLVRHVGRHVWGWRREALTLVAVMLVYRRCLLLMGPAGGRWLFLALLVVVAVVPVTRRAALGWLLGGRLRRRWAAACRACRLETPGRIVGRTPRVRRARRGAAGWYIRITLTAGQSVDDLHQVAGRLTSTLKLRELRISPDLDRADRVGLVLVRREVLGRPVRADLLPPGDPGDLDRLPVGAREDGTAWLLPLRGSHVLVAGATGAGKGSVLWSIVRALAPAIRAGLVEVWACDPKGGMELGFGEPLFERFAVDVDSINDLLADAVRTMNRRTGRLRGVSRLHTPSPGDPLVVVLVDEIASLTAYVADAERKKQIGANLSLLLSQGRAAGVVVVGAVQDPRKEVLPLRDLFPVRVALRMTEKGQADMVLGGGAHDRGAVCERIPRSLPGVGYVLVDGDPTPVRVRAGWLTDDDIRAMATQQRQPATPPPPPPPPPPPPSRPGPPPAPRAPGWTPDLPCAAGPTTPPVRPPASRPRPAATEGYGDGDGPTIPLRGWVLPPPPAPRLIPPPALDDGSPAAEAAWRAWEAQLRRR comes from the coding sequence ATGGCCGTGCTCAAGATTCGTCGGGGACGGCTGCGGCCGGACCAGTACCGGCTTGCGTTGCGTCCCTCGGTGGTGGAGCTGCTGGTCCGTCATGTCGGTCGGCATGTGTGGGGTTGGCGGCGTGAGGCGTTGACGCTGGTCGCGGTCATGCTGGTGTACCGGCGGTGCCTCCTGCTGATGGGGCCGGCGGGCGGTCGGTGGTTGTTCCTCGCGTTGCTGGTCGTCGTCGCGGTGGTGCCGGTGACCCGGCGGGCGGCGTTGGGTTGGCTGCTTGGTGGGCGGCTTCGACGGCGGTGGGCGGCGGCGTGCCGGGCGTGCCGGCTGGAGACCCCCGGCCGGATCGTGGGGCGCACTCCGCGTGTCCGCCGGGCGCGGCGCGGTGCGGCCGGCTGGTACATCCGGATCACTCTCACGGCCGGTCAGTCCGTCGATGACCTGCATCAGGTGGCGGGCCGGTTGACCTCGACGCTGAAACTGCGGGAACTGCGTATCTCCCCTGATCTGGACCGCGCCGATCGGGTCGGGCTGGTACTGGTCCGCCGGGAAGTCCTCGGCCGTCCGGTCCGCGCGGACCTGCTGCCGCCGGGTGATCCCGGGGACCTGGACCGGCTGCCGGTCGGCGCGCGGGAAGACGGCACGGCGTGGCTGTTGCCGCTGCGCGGCTCGCATGTCCTCGTTGCCGGGGCGACCGGTGCCGGTAAGGGCTCGGTGTTGTGGTCGATCGTGCGGGCGTTGGCCCCGGCGATCCGCGCGGGCCTGGTCGAGGTGTGGGCCTGCGATCCGAAAGGCGGTATGGAACTCGGTTTCGGGGAGCCGTTGTTCGAGCGGTTCGCGGTCGACGTCGACAGCATCAACGATCTTCTTGCCGACGCTGTGCGGACCATGAACCGGCGTACGGGGCGGCTACGCGGGGTGTCCCGGCTGCATACGCCTTCGCCCGGCGATCCCCTCGTTGTGGTGTTGGTCGACGAAATCGCTTCGCTGACGGCCTATGTGGCTGATGCGGAGCGTAAAAAGCAGATCGGCGCGAACCTGTCGTTGCTGCTGAGTCAGGGGCGGGCGGCTGGGGTGGTGGTCGTCGGCGCGGTGCAGGACCCGAGGAAAGAGGTGCTGCCGCTGCGGGACCTGTTCCCGGTGCGGGTCGCGCTGCGCATGACTGAAAAGGGGCAGGCGGACATGGTGCTGGGCGGCGGGGCCCACGACCGCGGGGCGGTGTGTGAACGGATTCCCCGTAGCCTTCCCGGCGTCGGCTATGTCCTGGTCGATGGCGACCCGACCCCGGTGCGGGTGCGGGCGGGGTGGTTGACCGACGACGACATTCGAGCCATGGCCACCCAGCAGCGGCAACCGGCCACCCCACCCCCGCCACCCCCGCCACCCCCGCCACCCCCGTCGCGCCCGGGTCCTCCGCCAGCGCCACGGGCCCCCGGCTGGACTCCCGACCTGCCGTGCGCTGCGGGCCCGACCACCCCACCCGTCCGGCCCCCCGCGTCTCGTCCCCGGCCGGCGGCGACCGAAGGGTATGGGGACGGGGATGGGCCGACTATCCCGCTGCGCGGCTGGGTGTTGCCTCCGCCTCCGGCGCCGCGACTGATTCCGCCGCCTGCGCTCGATGACGGGAGTCCGGCTGCTGAGGCGGCCTGGCGCGCATGGGAAGCCCAGCTCCGCCGCCGCTGA
- a CDS encoding SAM-dependent methyltransferase produces MTSVPARPGLDLDLDQPHSARMYDYLLGGKDNFPADREAAGQALSVFPNLRTGARANRAFMTRATRYLAGEVGIRQFLDVGTGIPTSPNLHEIAQAIAPESRVVYTDNDPIVLAHARALLTSSPQGHTAYLDADVRDTDRILTSPELRDTLDLDRPVALSLIAVLHFLGDEEAGATVASLIEALPSGSYLALSHATGEFDDDAERAALSYRTQGILMLLRRHDEVARFFDGLDLVDPGVALVHRWRPASDVPADLTDAQVSVYGGIARKP; encoded by the coding sequence ATGACCAGCGTCCCCGCCCGGCCGGGCCTCGACCTCGACCTCGACCAGCCGCACTCGGCCCGCATGTATGACTACCTGCTCGGCGGGAAGGACAACTTCCCCGCTGACCGGGAGGCCGCCGGACAGGCCCTGTCGGTCTTCCCGAACCTGCGCACCGGCGCCCGCGCAAACCGGGCGTTCATGACCCGGGCGACCCGGTATCTGGCCGGCGAGGTTGGGATCCGCCAGTTCCTCGACGTCGGCACGGGCATCCCAACGTCCCCGAACCTGCACGAGATCGCCCAGGCCATCGCGCCGGAATCGCGCGTGGTCTACACCGACAACGACCCGATCGTGCTCGCGCACGCCCGCGCCCTGCTGACCAGCAGCCCGCAGGGACACACCGCCTACCTCGACGCCGACGTCCGCGACACCGACCGCATCCTCACGTCGCCCGAACTGCGCGACACCCTGGACCTCGACCGACCGGTGGCGCTGTCCCTGATCGCGGTCCTGCACTTCCTCGGCGACGAGGAGGCGGGCGCGACCGTGGCCAGCCTCATCGAGGCGCTGCCGTCGGGTAGCTACCTCGCGCTGTCGCACGCCACCGGCGAGTTCGACGACGACGCCGAACGCGCGGCGCTGTCCTACCGGACCCAGGGCATCCTCATGCTGCTGCGTCGCCACGACGAGGTCGCCCGGTTCTTCGACGGACTGGACCTGGTCGACCCGGGCGTTGCTCTGGTCCACCGCTGGCGGCCCGCCTCCGACGTGCCGGCCGACCTGACCGATGCGCAGGTCAGCGTCTACGGCGGTATCGCACGCAAACCTTGA
- a CDS encoding methyltransferase domain-containing protein, with protein sequence MTSDPWATHARALANRVSHPGSRWYPAIAGTPRHEFVPAWWVQSRGEWVLRSGPLADAYADRSLVTRVGTLHADHAAKGDHPRGRSTSSSTLPGLVLRMYQHAQLGRGLHIADIGTGSGYGAALLALRYGNDHVTTMDVDPYLVDVAAQRLAALDLHPTVLEVDATGPLPGEYDRIVSMVSVRSIPPSWLTALRPGGRLVTTITGTWMILTVTRTPNGVVGQVERDWAGFMGARSGPDYPPSAVDFGLLAVVDGEHVGTGRYPVIDVAEMPELGTMYALAVPDVQHRYRRARDGQQTAIMTHPDGSWARATAYGTEAPSVHQGGPRRLWDMLDDVRDDWARRGWTPWLGARATVDDDGTIRLTSGAWRATIAASAP encoded by the coding sequence ATGACATCGGACCCCTGGGCGACCCACGCCCGCGCGCTAGCGAACAGGGTCAGCCATCCCGGTTCCCGCTGGTACCCGGCGATCGCCGGCACCCCGCGGCACGAGTTCGTGCCCGCCTGGTGGGTGCAGAGCCGCGGCGAGTGGGTTCTGCGCAGCGGGCCGCTCGCGGATGCCTACGCCGATCGGTCGCTCGTCACTCGCGTCGGCACGCTCCACGCCGACCACGCGGCCAAGGGCGATCATCCCCGTGGGCGGTCAACATCGTCGTCGACCCTGCCGGGCCTGGTCCTACGCATGTACCAGCATGCCCAGCTCGGCCGGGGCCTGCACATCGCCGACATCGGCACCGGGTCCGGGTACGGCGCCGCGCTGCTCGCCCTCCGGTACGGCAATGATCATGTCACCACCATGGACGTCGACCCCTATCTCGTCGACGTCGCCGCGCAGCGCCTTGCCGCCCTCGATCTGCACCCCACCGTCCTGGAGGTGGACGCCACCGGCCCGCTGCCGGGCGAGTACGACCGGATCGTCTCCATGGTCTCGGTCCGGTCGATCCCCCCGAGTTGGCTGACCGCGCTGCGTCCCGGCGGCCGGCTCGTCACCACCATCACCGGCACCTGGATGATCCTCACCGTGACGCGGACCCCGAATGGGGTCGTGGGCCAGGTCGAACGGGACTGGGCCGGTTTCATGGGCGCCCGCAGCGGCCCCGACTACCCCCCGTCGGCCGTCGATTTCGGCCTGCTCGCTGTGGTCGACGGCGAGCATGTTGGAACCGGTCGATACCCGGTGATCGACGTCGCGGAGATGCCGGAGCTCGGCACGATGTATGCGCTGGCGGTCCCCGACGTGCAACATCGCTACCGTCGCGCCCGCGACGGACAGCAGACTGCGATCATGACCCACCCGGATGGGTCATGGGCACGGGCCACCGCGTACGGCACCGAGGCCCCATCAGTGCACCAAGGCGGGCCCCGCCGGCTGTGGGACATGCTCGACGACGTGCGTGACGACTGGGCCCGGCGGGGATGGACCCCGTGGCTCGGCGCCCGCGCGACGGTCGACGACGACGGCACGATCCGACTCACCTCCGGAGCCTGGAGAGCCACCATCGCCGCCTCGGCGCCCTGA
- a CDS encoding recombinase family protein: MPHDPVRESAERVDGFLAAAREALVKAAVELEDGPLATPTTDLFTRSIAATLRSLSGLVGIAGATEQVDVLDALAYGMHVALEGVREVAPHVRALTFVRDDVDAAERAAQRAVCAEVCAARGWSVGPVIYQGRDGLRGWWTALRLVHAGCDVVVVDSLDRLGSTEDARMSVLALLVRRNLRIVAARDGVDTGDPVGRALVESLIA; encoded by the coding sequence ATGCCACACGATCCGGTACGGGAAAGCGCGGAACGGGTTGACGGGTTCCTTGCGGCGGCGCGGGAGGCGCTGGTGAAAGCAGCGGTGGAGCTGGAAGACGGTCCGCTCGCGACCCCCACCACTGATCTTTTCACCCGATCGATTGCCGCTACACTGCGTAGCCTTTCCGGACTGGTCGGGATCGCGGGCGCCACGGAACAGGTCGACGTACTGGATGCGCTGGCGTACGGGATGCACGTCGCTCTGGAGGGCGTGCGTGAGGTAGCTCCGCACGTGCGGGCGTTGACCTTCGTCCGGGATGACGTCGACGCTGCCGAGCGTGCCGCGCAACGGGCGGTGTGCGCTGAGGTGTGCGCGGCGCGGGGCTGGTCGGTCGGGCCGGTGATCTATCAGGGGAGAGACGGGCTCCGGGGCTGGTGGACCGCGCTCCGGCTGGTACACGCGGGCTGTGACGTCGTCGTCGTCGACTCGCTTGACCGGCTGGGGTCGACGGAAGACGCGCGGATGTCGGTCCTGGCGCTCCTGGTCCGCCGCAACCTTCGCATCGTGGCGGCACGCGACGGTGTCGACACCGGTGATCCGGTCGGGCGGGCGCTGGTGGAATCCCTGATCGCCTGA